The window AGATGGGAAATCGCTTGATCAAGATTGCCGCATTATATTTTGTTATTGGCGTTGGTTTAGGCTTGTACATGTCAATGGCACATTCCTATGATTTTGTTGGCGTTCATGCCCATGTCAATTTATTGGGCTGGCTGTCATTAGCAGTAATCGGGGCGATTTACAGTATTTATCCTGAGCTGTCTACATCAAAGCTAGCAAAGACTCATTTTTGGCTTCATAATATTGCTCTTCCCATTATGATGATTGGACTTTTTTTCCTAATACTTGGTCAAGAAGCATTAGTACCTGTCGTTGCTGCAAGTGGAACAGTCATGGTGCTCGCCATCCTATTATTTGCCTTCAATGTATGGATGAATCTGAAACCTAAAGCATAACCCCATAAAAAAGAGGCTGGGACAAAACCCTCCTCTGAAATGAAAAAACCGGTGAAATTTTACGACAAGTAAAATTTCACCGGTTTTAAATATTTTTACATTAAATAAGGACCACTTCTGATAAAATTAAGTTACCACACCAAATAAAATCAGAAAGAAGGGTCCTTATGTTTAAAGATTATAACATGAATCAACTAGTTTTGCCTCTAGATTTAGCAGTTAGATTACAAGAAAATGATATCGCCTTTTCTATCCACCATTTAGTTGAAAGTATTCCTCACGAAGCTTTCGATTCCTTCGTCCGTTATACTGGTTGCCCATCCTATCACCCACGCATGATGCTTAAAATTATTTTATGTGGTTATACGCAATCCGCCTTTTCTGGTCGTAAAATTGAAGACTTGACGAAAGACAGTATCCGTATGATGTGGTTGGCACAAGGCTACGAGCCAAGTTACCGTACGATTAATCGTTTCCGAGTTGATCCTAATATGAAAGAGCTAATTCGCCAATGTTTTGTCCAGTTCCGTTGTCAATTGGTCCAAGAAAAGCTCATTGATCAAGAGGCTATTTTTATTGATGGTACGAAAATTGAAGCGAATGCCAATAAATTCACGTTCACTTGGAAGAAAGCTGTGGAGAAGCATCACAATAATCTCGTTGAAAAATCAAATCAACTGTACAACGAGCTACTTGAAAAACAAATCATTCCAGAAATAAAACGTGAAGATGAGGAGCAGCTGTCGATTGAAGAGCTCACACAAATCGCTAAAAAGTTAGAAGAGGTTGTCGAGGACTATTCACAAAAAATTGACCGCTCCGATGATGTCGCTATGCGTAAACAATTACGGAGTGAACGAAAAACACCCAAGCAAATCGTGAAACAAGTATATGACTGGATTACACGTAAGCAGAAGTACGAAAAGGATTTTGAGATTTTTGGCACACGTAACAGCTATTCAAAAACAGACAAAGATGCGACGTTTATGCGAATGAAAGACGATTATATGAAAAACGGACAACTAAAACCCGGCTATAATGTACAAATCGCAACCGAAAGGCAATACACATTAGCGTACGGTGTTTTCGCTAACCCAACCGATACGAAAACATTAACGCCCTTCCTTGATCAAATAGAAGAACAGTACTTTGAATTACCAGAACATATTGTGGCGGATGCCGGTTACGGCAGTGAACAGAATTATGAAGATATTTTATCGAAACGTAATAGAACGCCATTGATTACATACAATCACTACTTAAATGAGCAGAAAAGAAAGTTCAAAAAGGATCCGTTCAAAACAAGTAACTGGGCTTATGAAGAAGCGAGTGATACCTACACGTGTCCCAATGAGAAACAACTGACGTTTCAATACCATTCAACACGTACAGATAAAACAGGATTCCAGCGTCAATTTAAGGTTTATGAATGCGAAGAGTGTACAGATTGTCCGTTGCGATCATTATGTACAAAAGCGAGAGAAGGTACGAATCGTAGGCTCATGGTAAATGAGAAATGGGAACAACAAAAAGAATATGTACGAAATAAGCTTTCAGAAGAAGAAACCGGTTCAATTTATCGTCAACGTAAAATTGATGTAGAACCAGTGTTCGGGTTCCTGAAGGCTAATTTAGGTTTCACACGATTTTCAGTTCGTGGAAAACCGAAGGTTGAGAATGAAATCGGTCTCGCATTGATGGCCGTGAATTTAAGAAAATATGCGGCAAGGGGGTAACCCCTCAGTCGCATAAACCAAGAATAAAATGAAAAAAGGTGAAATCGACTGCGCGATTTCACCTTTTTCATTTATAGAAGCTAGTTTTGTCCCAGCCTCCTTTTTATGGGGTTATTTAAAAAACAAACCGAAGTACCATCATAAAAATAACCCCAACTAGTACGGTTCCTAATAAACTTTTTGTCAAGAGAGCGATGGCAAAAGCGGGAATAGCAGCTACTAATTTTAAGATATTAGCAGTTAATGAGAATTGATTCTCCGATAATAGCAGTTCTTGCGCTAATAAGGCAGCCATAACCGCAACTGGTACATTTTTTAACCATCGAATAACCCATTTAGGTAATTCCATTTGACTCAGTAGCATCAATGGCAA of the Bacillus tuaregi genome contains:
- a CDS encoding cytochrome-c oxidase; this translates as MGNRLIKIAALYFVIGVGLGLYMSMAHSYDFVGVHAHVNLLGWLSLAVIGAIYSIYPELSTSKLAKTHFWLHNIALPIMMIGLFFLILGQEALVPVVAASGTVMVLAILLFAFNVWMNLKPKA
- a CDS encoding AzlD domain-containing protein yields the protein MEVRWTILLLILGCALVTFIPRVLPLMLLSQMELPKWVIRWLKNVPVAVMAALLAQELLLSENQFSLTANILKLVAAIPAFAIALLTKSLLGTVLVGVIFMMVLRFVF